The Delphinus delphis chromosome 2, mDelDel1.2, whole genome shotgun sequence genome segment GACTGCATTTAACATTAATTACCTCCAAAAAGGTCctattccaaatacagtcatgttgggggttggggcttcaacatatgaatctgagAGGACTCAATTCAGCCCCTAACAGTACTCAATCCCTAGTCCCAATCCCTAGAAAACTACTTTTAGccattttctgattttagttcTTCTGGTGGTTGTTATTGTATTACTATTATATACTTAGGTACCTGTTACTTGAACTATAGATATTTAGACAATGTATCTTTTGTCTGCACATAAGGGAGATTAGGAAATTAGTTGATTTAGCATAATCTCCTAACTTTCAGCCTTAAAATTTGGAGGCTGGTATTGATTTTAAGTTTTTCAGCTGGTCAACTTTATAaccttagaaaacaaacttctatttcttattctgttaactttgggcagtcttccctccctccacactGTGTAAGATAGGGAATTAGCTCCTTTATCATGTCctgctcctctcccttccccctctccctcctgacTTTTGTCAGCAGTACCATTACTTTGACGTGTCAAGGCTTGTAATATTTGTATTCTACTGGTAAATATAAGTGAGccatataatttgatttttaaaatgtttagagaATTATGACACACAAATATTATTAGCTTTAAAACCAGGAGTGTGTTGAGATTCATTGAAAAGGAAATTACGTCATATCTGAAGTACAACTTCAAGTAATTTTTCAGATGGGATATATAGGTAGTGTTAGAAAATGATGCTtctgcaaatataaaataaacattttttccaaaggtTTTACTCAACTTAAAAGTTGATGAAGATATTAGCAAATTGTTAAAATTGGTCCAAAAAATAAAGCACTTAAGAAGCTAAGTATCTATAAGCAATTTTAAGTGTGAGGATAAAACTGCTGGGTTAGATACAAAACTGGTTAATATCCAATGGGGCCACAAACCATGCAGAAGTTAGTTGAATCTCTATCAGATCAAAATCATTTGCACAAGTTAACCTCTGTCCTTACCAAGTTGTAAAATACCCTGAACAATAGGAAGTCAAGCCCAATACTGCACTGAAAACACACCAAAAATAgttatctttttgcttttttccaagTGTTGGATAATTTATCTGAAATAAGTAAACTTTCCAAGTACTTGTAATATGAACATGTTATTATTTTGCCCTTCCACTTGGATGCACATTTGGCTAGGTATAGTATCctggatttaaatatttttcccacaGCATTGAAAGTGTTGTTCCACTGACCTCTAATATACAATTTGTTAACTTGAATTAAAGGTGACTCTGCTTGTTAATTCTTTACAATACctgatgtttttctctctttctctcttgattCGCTCTCAAACATTTTAGATCTCCTCTTTACTTTTGGTGTTCTGACATTTTATATGGACTGTTCTACACGTGAGTCTTTTTCATTCACCCCCCGCCCCCTTAGTACTAAGGAGACACTATCAATCTTTATTAGTTCAAGAAAGTTTCTTCCTTCTGTTGCTCTGGTATTAttacattttctacattttctctaaAACTCCTATTAGACATATGTTGGACTTTGAGACTAATCCTCTGTATCTTTCAACTTTTGTCAAatatttcacatctttatttatttgttcattttagatTTCCTCTACTTTAACTCCTAGTCCTTCTATTAAAGCTCTTGGCTTTGGCAATCCCATTTTAAATTTGCCAAAACTCCTCCTCATTTttgattattacttttttaaaaaaatagtagcttGTTATTATTTTGGAGCCCAGTATTTTCTCAAATTTCTCTGATGTTAtcaattacaaatttaaaaataatactgtgtTTCTGAACTGTCTTTTCTAGGGAAATGTTCTCTTTGTTCAATTTGGTCTTTTTTTGGGCTATTGATATGCAGTTCATCTCTTCAAATGTCTGATAATTATTgtggttcatttttatttttgaataaaggaTGAGAATGGTTAATGTCAGCTAATGGCGTAGATCTTTCTCCCCCAAGATGCCTTTCCCTGACTGGACACTGATGTTGATGCGTCTGTGTCAATGACCAGGCTTCACTTTATGATGTGAGGGCAGGAAGTGGGCAAGTGGGCTAGGTTCCCTgcttcctgcctcctgccccagaCCAGGGACTTAGCCCTATCAACACTGAACATTCAGTTTCTTTAAGATAAGTTTCTTGATTTCAACCTGGGGCAAACACTGAATGTGTCAGTTGTTCTAACTAAATGGAGtgagaggggatgggaggggccgGGTGAGATGGGCTGGCAGTTAATTACATAGTTAGCCTCTCAGTCCTGTGACCTTCAGGCTTAGGGGTCTCTTAAGACTCTGCAAGGAAGAACACATCCTTCCACAGCTACAGCCTTATCCTGTATGTTCTAGGCTGCAGCCTTCTCCACTCTAAGTTATCCACCAACTCAAGGCCAGAAATTTTCCATCTTTCAGAAAGTCATCAAAGACTTGGGTGTGTTGTTGGTACCATTTCTCCTGTTTACAATACAGTTTTGGcttgattccattttatattttctcactgTCATTTCAGTggaatttgaaaaaggaagatTGATAGATGCCAGAACTCATCCATCACTTTGAGCTGGAACTCTATATCTTTTGAAGTAGAACGTATTGCTACCAAGTTTTTCTTGTCCCTTTAGGTATTCAGAATGAATGAGAATCACACCACTGTGTTATGATATAGTTTTTTCTCCAAAACCTTCAAGCAGTGAGGAGTATTTGTTCTCAAActgttattggtttttttttgtttttttgtttttgtttttttttgcggtacgcaggcctctcactgttgtggcctctcgcattgcagagcacaggctctggacgcgcaggctcagcagccatggctcacgggcccagctgctccacggcatgtggaatcttcccagaccggggcacgaacccgtgtcccatgcatcggcaggcggactctcaaccactgagccaccagggaagccctgttattgtttttaattcttatgaTTCCAGTTTCATCTTCTTGCCCTTTTACTTTATTGCCCCTCTCATGGTGCTGCCTTGTAATAGACTCTCTTTTTCTAATCAGCTGCTTCTGATATGCAGCAGATTATCCATAGAGCAAGAGTCAAACTTTGAGGGTTTCTTGAGAGACACTCCTTTGAGCAACATGCTTAAATTTTAGGGCATGAATTTTTGTGACATCTATTGTGACTGACTTGAGGCTGTTTGTCCTCACTGATTTGGGTCTATCTTTAGACAGTTGAAATCTTTAGATAGTTGCCAGATAAAGTGAACTCTGACCAGGTCTTGTAGATTTATTATCGTCATTAGAGCGCTATATAAATTCCTAGTGTCAACACCAAtcgttttttttctcttagattcatTGCCTCTCAATGAATCATAATTCATTTAACCATGAGTAAATTTTTTCACATAAAGACCATTTACAACCAAGATACAATATTATACTTAAGTTATTAGTagtcaataatttatttattaacatgaaTTTATTAGCCAATGTGCCAATTTTTTCCTGTCTTTAGTTTTAACACATATAATAATAACTCTACAGAAGCTCACAAATTACAAAAAGCAATACTTTAGGACTCAGCATAGTCATTTCATAGGAAGAAAATTTACTTCATGTTGCAAATGCAAATTTTAGCAACAATTCTGTCGAAGTTACTTTTCTAGGACTGTTTCCAAAGCATTATTTCAACTACTCAAGATAAAACACATTATTTATCAGGATGTGGTATTTcaaaatgttacagatgagaaatacaTGTCAAAGGTAACACATTTGTTTAATTTCATTAGTTACAAGTGAACTGGTGGATTAGTCATGATTTTAGGTGTGTGTAATATTTCTACTAAGACATCTAATCCATGTCTCACTGATAATCAGGAATGGGTATGGCTATTGAGAGTTTCCAGGTAAGTCAGGGTCACCATCTCTGGGGACCCACTGGGCCCACTTGCCCCGCTCCATAGACTTAACACAAGCTTTTAATTCACGCTGTGGTTTTAATGCACAGTGTGGTTCATGAGCACTGAGAAGCAAATGCCATCTCCCTTTGGGATGAAATTAAGGGACTGTCTTGACAGATAACCTGGAGAATACATCTATAGATAAAAATCCTGACCATATTAAGTAAGGGAGCACTGTTAGGGAATAAAGATTTTATGTCCAGTGGTCAACAAGGTTGGAAAGAGCTGGCAGTTTCAGAGAGAAGAAACCTCTCTTTAGTACTGTATTGTGGGTCAGAAAAGGCTAAGTAAAGAAACCAATCCCTGAAGACAAGTTAAATGTTTGAAGCGAACCTGCACAGTGAAGTAGTAACTCTAAATAACAAGCATTTGCAAAACCACCCTAACCCTAATTCTATTGTGTGAATATCAATCTGGTTTTGGCCTGATAATTATAGCTGTGTAGATCTAATAATTAGATGAGTGGTTCAGAGCCAACCCAATATGGTCACTCAATAGAATTTCTGGTTCAGACATCATaaccaaaaatgaaacaaagaaaaaatttgctgggtcatatgtctAGGCTCCAAGGAGAAGGAGATGGCACATTGTTTTTCCTACAAGATAGGAAAAACAGATTCTGCttccttattgtttttctttctctttgtcatGGCAACCTATGTTTTGAGGGAAAGGGATCTACATGGAGTTTTAAAACTGGAAGAGGCCATCAATCTCCTTCATTTCTACAGACTTTAGAAGCccagtaatttgcccaagatccaATAGTAAACTAGTGTCCAGCCTGCTTTATTAATCAGTGGGAGATCTAGTGTGCCCCGCTCATAATTCCCACTTGTCACTATTTATAAGTACTTTCTAGAGTTCACATCTTTAATGCCAGAAGACTGGCCAAGAAGAGTAATTCTTAGTCTGCTCAGCCACAACAGCTGAAATCTTGCCAGTTTTTCCAGGCAACAGTTGGGTCACATCAGGTAGATTCTTGTGCAGAGATGATTAAGTTTCAGAGTCTGAAAAAACAACTCAAATCTACACCTTCCCCCTCCTTCATGTGTCAAAATAGCTGTTCCGTGCATGATGTTCTGCTTGACTTTTCAGTTTCTAGGGACTCAAACTCTCTTGGGTTGTATCAGGGAACATGAAGTGGAACTAAACCAACATGGGGCCAGTTTTATCTTGTGGTCACCAACCAAGTTAATAGCATTTGCCATTTGCTGAAGCTTTAGTATGAAATGCCATATGAAAGTGAGAAAGCTCAATGTCAACATGGCTCAGgtgatatttattaagcattttacaCAATGTCATCACTGCACTTAGCATCCAGCAACTCTTCCAGAAAGTATACATTACTTTGATATCACCTGGGATTCAGACATGTCGGTAgcctctcttccttcttggaGGCAATGATTAGGTTAAGGCTAGTCCCTCTCCAGAGCTGAACACTACCTGCAGGTTGGGTCAACTGTGTGTTGTGTCAGTGGTTGGAATGCATGCTCAAGAAACCAGCCCAAGTCCCCCTACCACTTACAAAACTGTTTGCTTATACTCTTTTGAGATTTGGTCCTGCTTATTTGGGGTTAGATGGGAGTTTTCAAGCAGTTCATAGTTGTCCTGCATGTTGGGGAGACTTTGCCTCATGTCTCGGGTAACCTTTTGGACCTGAAAACCGGTGCTGTTCTTTGCAGAAATTCTCTGACCCCGGTATGCCTGAGCCTGACGTTTACAGATACCGAACTTGCTGAGCAGGATAAACACATCCCTCTGGAAGGCTTTGGTGAAAATGGCATAGAGGAATGGATTGGCACAGGAGTTAAGTGGGTAGAAGAGAACCAGCAAGATTTTGGAGTTGGTAACGGTGATGAGAGGCTTGTTCATAAGTGCTGACAGAGCATAGAATGAGATTGGGGCCATGCACATGAAGTCAGTGAAGATCAACACAGCCATCCTTTTGGCAATTTTGGTGTCTTTGTCCCCCGGGTTGTACTGGGGATTCCGGACTGTGATGTAGATCTTCACATAACAGGAGCAGACGATGATAAAGGCAACTATGTTGAGCAACAGAACAAGGATAATATATGCCAGGGCAAGAGGAGTCTCGGTGTCCATGGGCAGGCAGATACTGACCTTAGCATAGCTGCTTATTCCCACCAAAGGGAGCAGGGCGAGCAAGAAGCAGCAAACCCAGCCCCCAACCATGATGGCGTAGGCGTGCCTGAGGCGGATCTTGCGGTCCAGGCGCATTGCGAAGGTGATGGCGTACCAGCGCTCCAGGGTGATGACTGTCAGTGTGTACACTGACAATTCGCTGGCAAAGACGGTGAAGAAACCAGCTGTGTTGCACCCAGGGCCTGTCTGCCAGTCGATGGCATGGTTGTAGTACTCAGACTGCGTGTAGAGGTCTACGGAGGCTATGAGGAGCAGGTACATCCCCATGCAGAAATCTGCGAAGGCCAAGTTGCACATGAGAAAGCGTGGGACAGTCAGTTTGTAGTGGCTCGTGAGGAGGATGACCAGGACAAAAACATTGCCCAGGAGAGCCAGCAGACTAACAAACCACACCACGATTCTCAGGAATTTGTAGCCCATTATGTCTTCACAGGGGTTGAACTCATCCGACCTGGGGGTACACACCATGTCTTCACTGCCCCCACACACGGTGTAGTCATAATGGCTGTCAAAGGCCTGTAGGGTCTCTTCCTGGGGGTTTTTGAGCTCTTGGCCAAAACCAATGATCTCATCCTCTTGTTCTTCTAAGAAGACGTAATAATGAGAGTTGCTGTGGGTATCCTGGAACTTGGAGTTTTCCTTGTACCCAGCGCTGCCGTCACCCAGATCCTCTTCATATTCTTGTTCGAAGGGACCATTTACAGCTTTCACAGATTTTCTCTGACGCAGGCTCCGAATACTGCTCTCATTACACATTAAAGACTCAAGGATTCTGCAAGGCAGTAGATATAAGTCACCACTTGCTGAAAACCCTCTAATAGTCCCCACAACACTTAGCAAAATATGCAAACTACTTCGTATGATATACATGATTCTGTGAGATTCTACATGATCTGGTCAGGCCTGTCTCTCCTATGTCATTTCCTATAACCCTCCCCTCTCGAAGTGTGATCCACTGACATTGGTCCTTATTTCTCGTCTGCAACCAGTTCAAGAACAgcagtgacttaaaaaaaaaaaaaagtatggatgCTAGAGCCAGTCTGCCTAGGTTAGGATCTGATTCTACTATTTACTGGCTGTTTCATCTTGGGTAGGTCTATGAACATTGGTTTATTCATTTGTAGAATGGGATAGGGAGAGTATCTATTTCGTTTTGGATTGTTAAAGGATTAGATGAGTTTATCATTTTGAAGTTCTTATGACAGCACCTGGAACATTGTTAGTGCCATGTATATTTtggttactattatttttttttttcctcttcagagcTTTAGAATTCCATGTTCCCTTTGCCTGCCTGAAAAACTCATGGCTGCCTCTACTCATTATTCAGTTTTAAACTCAGATTTTCTTTCCTCAGAAGAGGCTTCCTTCGTCTTCCTTAATACATTGCCTGAgccttgtgtttattttcttcacagcactatCTAATATCTTCTTTTTGTTTGCCTGTTTCTTTTCTGACTTCCCATTCTAGAACGTTAACAAAATGCAAGAAGGCTCTTGCTGTGGATaggacagtgccaggcacataacaggtgctcaataaatatttattgaacaaatgaataaatggacacTATTGTTCAGACATGCTTATGGAAGTAAGATTTAGTGTTTCACTAGCTCTCCAGACTGATATCaaaagggattctttttttttttttgggccacgccacacagcatgcaggatcttagttcctcgaccagggatcgaaccagtgcccactgcagtggaagcacagagtcttaacccctggaccaccagggaattccccaaatggGATTCTTTAACTGGCTTTAGCTGCTGAGCAGATTCATCTATTGAGCTCTGCTTAAAATGCCTGGTGGACTGCCTATTCCAACCTGTTTGGAGGTTGACGAGAAATCTGGATACTGCCCTCGGGGTCCACTTTAGCCTCCCGCCCGTCCCTGGTCCCTTTTCTGCTCAGGGCTGGCTGACACCGTCCCCATATCCCACTCCTAGTTTTCTGCCACTGTTATGCCCGCAGTAGCTTTCTTTGCACAGCTGTTCAACTTTCCTGTTTGCTTCTATCCCCACAGCTAGATCCCAACTTATTTACAACTGCTAGTCTGAGTGCAGGAAGTCAACCCGCAGATATTATATAGAAGCCAAGAGGGAGTGAATAAGAGATAAATGAAGAACAGacacaaaaggggaaatgatgCAGAGTGAAACTGTAGGTGAAGACAAGATTCAGAGAGAGCATGGGAGAAAAAGAAGGCCATCCCTCTTTTGCAGCCCCACAAGCAGCctgttaataaaataatacatattatgaGAACTTAAATTCCAGGTCATGGTGATAGGTGTTTTCTACTCAGTTTCTCATTTGCTCTTCTCAAAACCTCTGTAAATGGTAGCATTACGATCTCCCTTCACAAAGGCTCAGGAAGGTTAAGTGAGTAGGGTGGGAtaacacagctaggaagtggcaaagctgggacacAAACCCAGGTGACTACAAAGCCCACACTGTAACCAGGGAGCTGTGACATTTGCAAGGCCTGAACTGACCAGGTAATCCAATTGCTCGTGTTGTTCCTAAGTTCGTCCTCATAGTTGTGGCACCTAATATGGGTtgggtctggaggccagaaatcatGTCGTGTAACCTCTACAAGATTCCTGCCTCTCCTACAACATCACCTaaaatccttccctcccctgctgTGATCCAGCGACACAGGCCTTATTTCTTATCTGCAACCCTTTCGGTCTGCAGTCACTGTGTCCCATGAACTTCATGTCTCTGACGGATGTTTCCAAATTCTTCTTCACCTGGTTTTCAAACCACAGAGCTTCTTCCTCAAACCCAGAAATTAATTCAACTTCAACCAAAGCCTTTTGTCACTTATTCCAGACACTGTCACTTACCCTCTGATTTTCTTCTGATTCTTAAAAGCACAGCAGTGGCTCGGATAAGAAAGGTCAGCCCGTGTGAGATGAAGGAAACTCAAGGAAAGTGGAAGTTTCTTTAGAGTCCAAGTGTTTCTTGCTATCAGTTCCTTCAGGTGTTCCAGGCCTTTGGATGGCAGGGCAGTAACACTGGTATGAGAGACATCCCTGGGAGGGAGAGAACAGTGATACAGAGAGATGGTGAGCAGCCAGGGCCTTCCAGTTCTTGGCCAGAAAGACAGACAGGCCTGAGATTAATGGGGAGATGACACGATGCTTTCTGCTGTAGAATATGCACTCTGAGTTATTACACACAGCCACTGGTCTAAGGATGGATATTATGCTTCTAAGTTGGTATGTTGCAAGGGACTTCCATTTCTATTGTTTAGAACTCCAGGATCTATCAGTACAAATAATACATAGTTCAGCAGACATTTTGTTTTACCCATTACAATACACACAAACTCTGGGAATCAGAGATGGATGTCAATTTTACTCTGGAAAACTACATCATATAACTACTAAATGGTCTCAAGAGGCAAGAGCAATAAATTTGAACAGGCTCAGAGGGGACTAAATTGCTCCCAGTCTCTGTGAGGGCTAGGGTTTTGGGATTGATAAAGTGTTCATCGATATGGATCAATACCAGTATCATGAAAGTCTTCTCCTAATGACGCAGAACTTGGGAGTCATAACCAGTTACATGGTGGCTTCATGACTCAGAACAATCTCGCCACAGATTCCTTAGAAGGCTCTAAATGTATTCCGGGAAAGAAAACTCCAGGATTTATATTAACAATTTGAAATGAGATTCAGATTGAGGTGGTGAGGCTGGGGACAGTGTAGACATTAGTGTCAGTTACTAAAGTAGAATTAATTCATGGCTTTTAGTGTGACATTTCCTGCTCTTTTCTCAGTCCCACAGAATCCAGGTTATGTATCTTGCTCCATCATTTTTACTTGTGTTGAGTAACAGCCTGAATAAGAccataaatatttaaactaacatctctcttattttatattttatcaattGAATTAAATTGACCTTCATTAAATATTCCTTCTTTTTacaatcatatttttaatgtttcatgtaATTAGTAATGACTGATTAGCAAATGAATTCCAATATTTTCAACTTCTACTCCACATTATTGTAATTGGACTTAGCTGGGATTTACATTCTCAGGGTTCAAGGCTGCTAGAActtgcaacttgctttttataAACAGGAAGCTTGAGTATTAACCCCATTCACTGCAGAACTGTGATTATTGGGGGGAGGCTGTCATGTTcgctattttgttttatatttaatttaaaaattccatatttcagcatttcccaaacttgcCTGGGGATAATAATTACCCTTGGTGCTTGTTACTATatgatccccaggtgatttttaaCGTTAAGCAAGTACATTTGGAAAAACTGGCCTAAATGAATAACTTTGTGGTTAGTGAGAGAGTTGAGGAATTAAGCCCAACTGTGAGGTAAATGAGGCTGGATTTTGCTCTCCTGCCTCATCTTCCTTTGGATGCATCTCTTTCTCGTTTAGCCGTGTGTCTTCATGGTGTGGCCATCTTTATGCCTCCGGTTTTCTGGAGGCCACTTACGTGTCTCTTTTC includes the following:
- the TSHR gene encoding thyrotropin receptor — encoded protein: MKPTPLLQLALLLVLPRSLRGKGCPSPPCKCHQEDDFRVTCKDIHRIPNLPPSTQTLKFIETHLKTIPSHAFSNLPNISRIYLSIDATLQRLESHSFYNLSKMTHIEIRNTRSLTYIDRGALKELPLLKFLGIFNTGLRVFPDLTKVYSTDVFFILEITDNPYMTSIPANAFQGLCNETLTLKLYNNGFTSVQGHAFNGTKLDAVYLNKNKYLTVIDKDTFGGVYSGPTLLDVSHTSVTALPSKGLEHLKELIARNTWTLKKLPLSLSFLHLTRADLSYPSHCCAFKNQKKIRGILESLMCNESSIRSLRQRKSVKAVNGPFEQEYEEDLGDGSAGYKENSKFQDTHSNSHYYVFLEEQEDEIIGFGQELKNPQEETLQAFDSHYDYTVCGGSEDMVCTPRSDEFNPCEDIMGYKFLRIVVWFVSLLALLGNVFVLVILLTSHYKLTVPRFLMCNLAFADFCMGMYLLLIASVDLYTQSEYYNHAIDWQTGPGCNTAGFFTVFASELSVYTLTVITLERWYAITFAMRLDRKIRLRHAYAIMVGGWVCCFLLALLPLVGISSYAKVSICLPMDTETPLALAYIILVLLLNIVAFIIVCSCYVKIYITVRNPQYNPGDKDTKIAKRMAVLIFTDFMCMAPISFYALSALMNKPLITVTNSKILLVLFYPLNSCANPFLYAIFTKAFQRDVFILLSKFGICKRQAQAYRGQRISAKNSTGFQVQKVTRDMRQSLPNMQDNYELLENSHLTPNKQDQISKEYKQTVL